The Blattabacterium cuenoti genome includes a region encoding these proteins:
- a CDS encoding CPBP family glutamic-type intramembrane protease, with the protein MIIVNEYISSLVPRDGPILGNMYKEIEEFFKEEIKNPIPFFSTTVLLAPICEEVLFRGIILNGMLKNKIHPIKAILFSSFLFGLTHMNPWQFVGGFFIGSFIGFIYFVTSSIIDCILLHIFNNAFAVFSMFFLIKNEDVFSQKTDIIFWFVLTFSFITIITGSIFLLKRKRKI; encoded by the coding sequence ATGATTATTGTCAACGAATATATTTCTTCATTAGTCCCAAGAGATGGTCCTATATTAGGCAATATGTATAAAGAAATTGAAGAATTTTTTAAAGAAGAAATTAAAAATCCAATTCCTTTTTTTTCCACGACAGTCTTATTGGCACCTATATGTGAAGAAGTTCTTTTTAGAGGAATCATTTTAAATGGAATGTTAAAAAATAAAATACATCCAATAAAAGCTATTCTTTTTTCCTCATTTTTATTTGGATTAACACACATGAACCCATGGCAATTTGTAGGAGGGTTTTTTATTGGAAGTTTTATAGGATTTATTTATTTTGTCACATCTTCCATTATAGACTGTATATTATTACATATTTTCAACAACGCTTTTGCTGTATTTAGCATGTTTTTTCTCATAAAAAATGAAGATGTTTTTTCACAAAAAACAGATATAATTTTTTGGTTCGTTTTGACGTTTTCATTCATTACAATAATTACAGGTAGTATTTTTCTATTAAAAAGAAAAAGAAAAATATGA
- a CDS encoding Maf family protein, with protein MKRFFFVTNNIFKEQEIRNFFLSNQSQKFNILSLTDIDFRNSIPEFGNFF; from the coding sequence ATGAAAAGATTTTTTTTTGTCACAAACAATATTTTTAAAGAACAAGAAATAAGAAATTTTTTTCTATCTAATCAATCTCAAAAATTTAATATATTGTCTTTGACAGATATTGATTTTAGAAATTCAATTCCTGAATTTGGAAATTTTTTTTAA
- a CDS encoding non-canonical purine NTP pyrophosphatase has translation MEIFFKKTHYPCFSENFGLKVEYLNGKSGIYSSKYSKTKNNMENIKKLLSNVIKDTSKKEDFFVFFV, from the coding sequence TTGGAAATTTTTTTTAAAAAAACACACTATCCCTGTTTTTCAGAAAATTTTGGATTAAAAGTAGAATATTTAAATGGAAAATCTGGTATTTATTCCTCAAAATATTCTAAAACAAAAAATAACATGGAAAATATAAAAAAATTATTATCAAATGTGATAAAAGACACTTCCAAAAAAGAAGATTTTTTTGTATTTTTTGTTTAA
- a CDS encoding non-canonical purine NTP pyrophosphatase, whose protein sequence is MNHKGFGYHPIFIPNDHKQTFSEMNIDQKNQISHKIKDFKKLIQFINNRNF, encoded by the coding sequence ATTAACCACAAAGGTTTTGGATATCATCCTATATTTATTCCAAATGATCATAAACAGACTTTCTCTGAAATGAACATTGATCAGAAAAATCAAATCAGTCATAAAATCAAAGATTTCAAGAAATTAATTCAGTTTATAAATAATAGAAATTTTTAA